The following proteins are co-located in the Shouchella hunanensis genome:
- the lipA gene encoding lipoyl synthase, with protein MAEKNDTHVRKPDWLKIKLNTNESYTGLKKMMREKKLHTVCEEARCPNIHECWAVRKTATFMILGDICTRGCRFCAVKTGLPTELDLEEPERVADSVETMGLKHVVITAVARDDLKDGGAFVFAETVRAIRRKNPFCTIEVLPSDMLGNEQSLQTLMDARPNIMNHNIETVRRLTPKVRARAKYDRTLEFLSRAKAMHADIPTKSSLMIGLGETKEEIIETMDDLRANDVDIVTIGQYLQPTKKHLNVIKYYHPDEFAELKEIALSKGFSHCEAGPLVRSSYHADEQVNQAQVNMEAKKVQNETHIHN; from the coding sequence ATGGCAGAAAAAAACGATACGCATGTCCGTAAACCAGATTGGTTAAAAATTAAACTCAATACCAATGAATCGTATACAGGTTTAAAAAAGATGATGCGAGAAAAGAAGCTACATACGGTTTGTGAAGAAGCGCGTTGTCCCAATATTCATGAGTGTTGGGCTGTACGAAAAACAGCGACATTTATGATATTAGGAGATATTTGCACACGAGGTTGTCGTTTTTGTGCGGTTAAAACGGGCCTACCGACAGAATTAGACCTAGAAGAGCCGGAACGTGTAGCAGATTCAGTGGAAACAATGGGCCTTAAGCATGTCGTCATCACTGCAGTTGCTCGTGACGACCTAAAGGATGGTGGAGCATTTGTATTTGCGGAGACAGTTCGAGCGATTCGTCGCAAAAATCCTTTCTGCACAATAGAAGTGTTACCGTCGGATATGCTTGGAAATGAACAAAGTTTACAAACGTTAATGGACGCTAGACCAAACATTATGAATCATAATATAGAAACGGTTCGCCGCCTAACACCAAAAGTACGTGCTCGAGCAAAGTATGATCGCACATTAGAATTTTTAAGTCGAGCAAAAGCGATGCATGCAGATATTCCTACGAAGTCAAGCCTTATGATTGGTCTTGGTGAAACAAAAGAAGAAATCATTGAAACGATGGATGATTTGCGTGCAAATGATGTTGATATAGTAACAATTGGTCAATACTTACAACCAACCAAAAAACACCTTAACGTAATTAAATATTACCATCCTGATGAGTTTGCTGAATTAAAAGAGATTGCGTTAAGTAAGGGATTTAGTCATTGTGAAGCTGGCCCGCTAGTGCGTTCTTCTTATCATGCCGATGAGCAAGTAAACCAAGCGCAAGTTAACATGGAAGCAAAAAAAGTTCAAAATGAAACACACATTCACAATTAA
- a CDS encoding M23 family metallopeptidase — protein sequence MATFRSTISIVLVLVFCFHTISSEAHAEDTVNPYTEREALYHKMETITNVPWYYLAAVDSYERGLRKARRDRADADGFISIYYAKEDWVGPLNPNQDDESPDTISLFEGIGLDGNGDGKALLTDDEDVLYTLARYLESYGLTEEDFRIALWHFYQREQSVNIVAGHAKVYQHYQTLDLHKHAFVMPLHHNYSYRSTWGDRRGWGGRRIHEGTDIFANYQVPIQSSSYGIVETIGWNPYGGWRVGIRDLDNIYHYYAHLSGFEKGIEKGSIIEAGQLIGYCGSSGYGKPGTQGKFPPHLHYGMYRDNGITEWSFDPFPSLKQWERAAKQAKK from the coding sequence ATGGCTACTTTTCGATCCACAATAAGTATCGTACTTGTGCTTGTCTTTTGTTTTCATACGATAAGTAGTGAAGCTCATGCGGAAGATACAGTCAATCCATACACGGAACGCGAAGCGTTATATCATAAAATGGAAACCATCACAAATGTACCTTGGTATTATTTAGCTGCAGTTGATTCATATGAACGAGGATTACGAAAAGCAAGGCGAGACCGAGCAGATGCAGATGGCTTTATCTCTATTTATTATGCTAAAGAAGATTGGGTTGGTCCTTTAAACCCTAATCAAGATGACGAAAGTCCAGACACAATAAGCCTATTTGAAGGCATCGGCTTAGATGGAAACGGTGATGGCAAGGCACTTTTGACAGACGATGAAGATGTTCTATACACACTTGCTCGTTATTTAGAATCGTATGGTTTAACGGAAGAAGATTTCCGAATAGCATTATGGCATTTTTATCAACGAGAACAGAGCGTTAATATTGTAGCTGGTCATGCAAAAGTATACCAGCATTATCAAACGTTAGACCTTCATAAACATGCGTTCGTTATGCCTCTCCATCACAATTATAGTTACCGGAGTACTTGGGGAGATAGACGAGGTTGGGGTGGTAGACGTATCCATGAAGGAACGGACATTTTTGCTAATTACCAAGTCCCAATTCAGTCTTCATCTTATGGCATTGTTGAAACGATTGGCTGGAACCCTTATGGCGGTTGGCGTGTCGGTATTCGCGATTTAGATAATATATATCATTATTACGCTCATTTAAGTGGATTTGAAAAAGGAATTGAAAAAGGTTCCATTATAGAGGCTGGTCAACTAATCGGTTATTGCGGTTCATCTGGTTATGGAAAACCCGGTACACAAGGGAAGTTTCCACCACACTTGCATTATGGTATGTATCGAGATAATGGTATTACAGAATGGTCGTTTGACCCATTCCCATCATTAAAACAATGGGAGCGAGCAGCTAAACAAGCAAAAAAATAA
- a CDS encoding Na+/H+ antiporter NhaC family protein, with translation MEHIGWLSLVPPIVALTLVILTRKVFISLGIAILIGAFIAYEGIMQAFAGIFQTVVSFFVSFETLDQPSFAGVIESMAENGVSINDWELYIMLFLVFLGIVASLITFSGGGQAFSHWAEKRITTRKGSLFLPFVLGLVIFIDDYFNALTVGNTSRPLTDRYRVSRAKLSYIVDSTSAPICVIAPMSSWGAYIIGIFASIFAANQIIEFSPLQAFIYTIPINFYALIALIFIILVIVFNIDVGAMKKHEDRAKKENQLTDPTKGEVPGSLSADLAMANGRVSQLFIPILVLVIATIGMMLYTGAQGASSDGLDVTILTVMEYTDIGLSLLIGSVIGLAVTIGMTVMARPKKSDFGKAVMAGIQSMLPAVGILVLAWTTIEMIGLLGTGNYLASLIDQSIHPGFLPVLLFLVAAFSGLATGTSWGTFGMLLPIAAQIAVVVEPTMLIPMLAAVLAGSIFGDHISPISDTTILSAAGSGAHHMDHVITQLPYAILTAVLATIAFFILGFLGAVVAWIVVGILLAVTVFILQRISKKETATS, from the coding sequence ATGGAACATATAGGTTGGTTATCACTTGTCCCGCCGATTGTGGCGTTAACGCTAGTGATTTTAACAAGGAAGGTGTTTATATCCTTAGGGATTGCCATCTTAATAGGTGCTTTTATTGCGTATGAGGGCATCATGCAAGCATTCGCAGGTATCTTCCAAACGGTTGTTTCGTTCTTTGTTTCGTTTGAGACACTCGATCAACCAAGCTTTGCTGGGGTTATTGAATCAATGGCGGAAAATGGCGTTTCCATTAATGATTGGGAACTGTATATTATGCTGTTTCTCGTCTTTTTAGGTATTGTTGCAAGTCTTATTACCTTTTCTGGTGGTGGACAAGCCTTTAGCCACTGGGCAGAAAAGCGAATTACAACGAGAAAAGGTTCGTTGTTCCTACCATTTGTTTTAGGCCTTGTTATTTTTATTGATGACTATTTTAATGCATTAACAGTAGGAAACACAAGTCGACCTTTAACCGATCGTTACCGTGTTTCTCGAGCAAAATTGTCCTATATTGTTGACTCCACTTCAGCTCCAATTTGTGTCATTGCACCAATGTCAAGCTGGGGAGCGTATATTATTGGGATTTTCGCTTCCATTTTTGCGGCGAATCAAATTATAGAATTTAGTCCTTTACAAGCATTTATTTACACGATCCCTATCAATTTTTATGCGTTAATTGCTCTTATTTTTATCATACTTGTTATTGTCTTTAATATTGATGTTGGCGCAATGAAAAAACATGAAGACCGAGCCAAAAAAGAAAATCAGTTAACAGATCCAACTAAAGGAGAGGTTCCTGGTAGCTTATCAGCCGATTTAGCAATGGCTAACGGTCGTGTCTCCCAGCTGTTTATTCCTATTCTTGTACTCGTTATAGCAACGATTGGGATGATGCTTTATACAGGAGCTCAAGGAGCAAGTAGTGATGGTTTAGATGTTACAATCTTAACAGTCATGGAGTATACGGATATTGGCTTATCATTATTAATTGGAAGTGTCATTGGACTGGCTGTAACCATCGGAATGACCGTTATGGCGCGACCGAAAAAGAGTGATTTCGGTAAAGCTGTAATGGCAGGTATTCAATCGATGTTACCTGCAGTTGGCATTTTAGTGCTTGCCTGGACAACGATTGAAATGATTGGCTTATTAGGCACAGGAAATTACCTAGCTTCCTTAATTGATCAATCGATTCATCCAGGATTTTTACCTGTTTTACTATTCTTAGTTGCTGCCTTTTCGGGATTAGCCACAGGTACTTCATGGGGAACATTTGGGATGCTGCTTCCAATTGCAGCTCAAATTGCGGTTGTTGTTGAGCCAACTATGCTCATTCCTATGCTTGCGGCGGTATTAGCTGGTTCCATTTTTGGAGACCATATTTCACCTATTTCCGACACGACGATTCTATCAGCGGCAGGTTCAGGTGCTCATCATATGGATCACGTCATCACTCAGCTGCCTTATGCTATTCTTACAGCTGTTCTTGCAACAATTGCCTTCTTTATCCTTGGTTTTCTTGGAGCAGTTGTTGCCTGGATAGTAGTTGGTATACTGCTTGCTGTTACCGTCTTTATTTTACAACGCATAAGTAAAAAAGAAACAGCGACCTCATAA
- the yunB gene encoding sporulation protein YunB, which produces MRKRYRFQPIKGSKQSQAPLPFRYVLLLSFVLFAILSIQGLWFVDSQLRPIISQIAQREMERVATYTIEQAMAEELSQMDMSEIFIKETNNDGLVVFLDVNTQKYNELMGRVQTRVHEVINQVQRGEVNSYGDDNPIVATIPLGRALNNALLTDVGPGIPIRFALMGDAKVQMRDEAETLGINNTRLSFYVNIDVNMDVILPFSEVSETISVELPAGFAYVAGPVPQFYGGQGGFGYPVIGEEEIKQD; this is translated from the coding sequence TTGCGTAAACGTTATCGATTTCAACCAATTAAAGGCTCTAAGCAATCACAAGCTCCGTTACCTTTTCGCTATGTGCTCCTGTTGTCATTCGTCTTATTTGCAATTCTTTCAATACAAGGGCTTTGGTTTGTTGATTCTCAATTAAGACCAATTATTTCACAAATTGCCCAGCGTGAAATGGAGCGAGTCGCTACGTATACGATTGAACAAGCGATGGCAGAAGAGCTATCCCAAATGGATATGAGTGAGATTTTTATTAAAGAAACGAATAATGATGGACTTGTCGTTTTTCTTGATGTCAACACTCAAAAGTATAATGAGTTAATGGGAAGAGTACAAACCCGTGTTCATGAGGTCATTAATCAAGTACAGCGTGGGGAAGTGAATAGCTATGGCGATGATAACCCGATCGTTGCAACTATTCCTTTAGGTAGAGCGCTAAATAATGCGCTTTTAACCGATGTAGGACCCGGTATTCCAATCCGGTTTGCTTTAATGGGCGATGCGAAAGTACAGATGCGGGACGAGGCAGAGACGCTTGGTATAAACAACACGCGTTTATCTTTTTATGTCAACATTGATGTTAATATGGATGTCATCTTGCCGTTTTCAGAGGTATCAGAGACGATTTCGGTCGAACTACCGGCTGGTTTTGCTTATGTAGCTGGACCAGTGCCTCAATTTTACGGCGGTCAGGGTGGTTTTGGTTATCCTGTTATTGGAGAAGAAGAAATAAAGCAGGATTAG
- a CDS encoding dihydrofolate reductase, giving the protein MITFVYARDKAHGIGKNNDMPWHLPADLKHFKQTTTGKTIVMGRKTFDSMNGPLPNRRNIVLTRNHSFAAPDTDVVYSVDDVLALSKEQEIFVIGGTEIFKLFWNHCDKQIVTVIEDTFDADTFVPALEEDEWELVEAIAGTMDEKNRYPHEYRTYVRKR; this is encoded by the coding sequence ATGATTACATTCGTATATGCTCGTGATAAAGCGCATGGCATTGGAAAGAACAATGACATGCCTTGGCATCTTCCTGCCGATTTAAAACATTTCAAACAAACGACAACGGGTAAGACGATTGTGATGGGAAGAAAGACATTTGATTCCATGAATGGACCTTTGCCAAATCGTCGCAACATCGTTTTGACGAGAAATCACTCCTTTGCTGCACCAGATACAGATGTTGTGTATTCGGTGGATGACGTATTAGCGCTCAGTAAAGAACAAGAGATTTTCGTCATCGGTGGTACAGAAATCTTTAAATTGTTTTGGAATCATTGTGATAAACAAATTGTTACCGTTATTGAGGATACATTTGATGCAGACACGTTCGTTCCTGCATTGGAAGAGGATGAGTGGGAGCTCGTAGAAGCCATTGCTGGAACAATGGACGAAAAAAATCGTTACCCCCATGAATACCGTACGTACGTAAGAAAGAGATAA
- a CDS encoding thymidylate synthase, with protein MKQYLQLCEHVLTHGSQKSDRTGTGTISTFGYQMRFNLQEGFPVVTTKKVHLRSIIHELLWFLQGDTNIKYLQDNGVRIWNEWADETGDLGPVYGKQWRSWEGANGRTVDQIKEVVEQIKTNPDSRRLVVNAWNVAEIDDMALAPCHCLFQFYVQDGKLSCQLYQRSADVFLGVPFNIASYALLTMMIAQVCDLEPGEFVHTFGDAHLYSNHIEQAKLQLSREPHPLPTMKMNPEVNDIFSFTFDDFELVGYEAHPHIKAEVSV; from the coding sequence ATGAAGCAGTATTTACAGCTATGCGAGCATGTGCTAACACACGGCTCGCAAAAATCAGATCGGACAGGCACTGGAACAATTAGTACGTTTGGATATCAAATGAGATTTAATCTACAAGAAGGTTTTCCAGTTGTAACAACAAAAAAAGTGCATCTGCGCTCAATTATCCATGAGCTCCTGTGGTTTTTACAAGGTGATACGAATATAAAGTATTTACAAGATAATGGTGTGCGCATTTGGAATGAATGGGCAGATGAAACTGGTGATCTAGGACCTGTTTACGGAAAACAGTGGCGTTCGTGGGAAGGAGCAAACGGAAGAACAGTTGATCAAATAAAAGAAGTGGTGGAGCAAATAAAAACGAACCCTGATTCGCGACGCCTCGTTGTAAATGCATGGAACGTTGCAGAAATTGATGATATGGCACTGGCGCCATGCCACTGTCTCTTTCAATTCTATGTTCAAGATGGAAAGCTTTCCTGCCAGCTTTATCAACGGAGCGCCGATGTCTTTTTAGGGGTGCCGTTTAATATTGCCTCTTACGCGTTATTAACAATGATGATTGCGCAAGTATGTGATTTAGAGCCGGGTGAATTTGTTCATACGTTTGGTGATGCACACCTTTACTCCAATCATATTGAACAAGCAAAATTGCAACTTTCAAGAGAGCCACATCCATTGCCAACAATGAAAATGAACCCAGAAGTGAACGATATCTTCTCGTTTACATTTGATGATTTCGAACTTGTTGGGTATGAAGCGCATCCGCATATAAAAGCAGAGGTGTCTGTATGA
- a CDS encoding YunC family protein, producing MINVDPISIEGETFLAITVKLPKTNFMAVTCDAGYIMCGALDVALLNEKLKERGILAARAVGVRTIEQLLDAPLESVTFKCEELGITKGTIGKEALLKMKQAE from the coding sequence ATGATTAATGTTGATCCTATTAGCATTGAAGGAGAAACGTTCTTGGCGATTACCGTTAAGTTGCCAAAGACCAACTTTATGGCAGTAACATGTGATGCAGGCTATATTATGTGCGGAGCATTAGACGTCGCACTGTTAAATGAAAAGTTAAAAGAACGTGGGATTCTTGCTGCTAGAGCAGTAGGTGTCCGTACGATTGAACAGTTGTTAGATGCGCCACTTGAATCTGTCACGTTTAAATGCGAAGAATTAGGCATAACAAAAGGGACAATTGGTAAAGAAGCGCTTTTAAAAATGAAACAAGCAGAGTGA
- a CDS encoding bifunctional metallophosphatase/5'-nucleotidase: protein MITTTITIYHTNDIHSGFQHWANIVGHIKRNQNENVRYVDLGDHADRANPMTEATGGIGNIQLLNEANVDFATIGNNEGVTFSQKMLDDMYSEADFNVIVANLFDRKTGLRPSWAVPHQIDTIAGLQIAYIGYTSAMTHFYEQLGWDVSYSIEGIQAHVNQLKDKVDAVILLSHLGLPKDEQIANEVEGITAIIGAHTHHSLQNGLKVKDTWITQAGKHGIFLGELTLVFENKDVISVQPTLIDPTSCKEDKGSKQLLESLNQEAVEALSQPIVSLVKPFEVKWFEPSVATQALCDALTEWCEEEIGMMNAGVLMESLPMGDVTYGDIHRICPHPINPCIVELTGKQLIETIRRAQTDDIVKLELKGFGFRGKVLGLMLFTGITITPTGILVNGQTIAETKLYRLATLDMYTFGFLFPHIANAEMKHYLLPEFLRDILAKLLQTGTNKLTFS from the coding sequence ATCATTACAACGACTATAACCATTTATCATACAAACGATATTCACAGTGGTTTTCAACATTGGGCAAATATCGTTGGGCATATAAAACGTAACCAAAACGAGAACGTCCGTTACGTGGATTTAGGAGACCATGCGGATCGAGCAAACCCAATGACAGAAGCAACAGGAGGTATTGGAAACATTCAGTTACTAAATGAAGCGAATGTAGACTTTGCTACCATTGGTAATAATGAAGGGGTTACGTTCTCGCAAAAAATGTTAGATGATATGTACAGTGAAGCAGACTTTAACGTTATTGTTGCAAACTTGTTTGACCGGAAAACTGGTTTGCGTCCGAGCTGGGCAGTTCCACACCAAATCGATACAATTGCAGGGTTACAAATAGCGTATATTGGCTATACATCCGCGATGACGCATTTTTATGAACAGCTTGGTTGGGATGTGTCTTATTCCATTGAGGGAATTCAAGCACATGTAAATCAATTGAAAGATAAAGTAGATGCAGTAATTCTTCTGTCTCATTTAGGGCTTCCTAAAGACGAACAAATTGCCAATGAAGTCGAAGGGATTACAGCGATCATTGGTGCACACACACACCATAGTTTACAAAATGGGTTAAAAGTGAAAGATACATGGATAACCCAAGCAGGGAAACATGGGATTTTTTTAGGGGAGCTAACGTTAGTATTTGAAAACAAGGATGTTATAAGCGTTCAGCCAACATTAATTGACCCGACAAGTTGTAAAGAAGACAAAGGGAGTAAACAGCTTTTAGAATCATTAAATCAAGAGGCTGTGGAGGCACTATCACAACCAATCGTTTCGCTTGTTAAACCTTTTGAAGTAAAATGGTTCGAGCCATCGGTTGCAACACAAGCCTTATGTGATGCCTTAACAGAATGGTGTGAAGAAGAAATTGGAATGATGAATGCTGGTGTATTAATGGAGAGTTTACCAATGGGGGATGTGACATATGGTGATATTCATCGTATTTGTCCACACCCGATCAATCCTTGCATCGTTGAGTTAACAGGGAAGCAGCTAATCGAGACTATACGTCGGGCACAGACAGATGATATTGTAAAGCTAGAGCTAAAAGGCTTTGGATTTCGTGGCAAAGTGTTAGGTCTAATGCTGTTTACTGGTATTACCATTACGCCGACAGGGATCCTTGTAAACGGACAAACCATTGCTGAAACGAAGCTTTATCGGTTGGCAACACTTGATATGTACACGTTTGGTTTTTTGTTTCCCCATATTGCCAATGCGGAAATGAAGCACTATTTACTACCAGAGTTTTTACGTGATATTCTGGCAAAATTATTGCAGACAGGAACAAACAAGCTTACTTTTTCATAA
- a CDS encoding sulfite exporter TauE/SafE family protein, translating to MFIILFLIVGFIAGAFGSLLGLGGGVIVVPALLLLPMVLADVPSLTSQAAAGTSLATMIVTGISSVIAYGKQRTMDVKSGFIFLIGIAPGAILGTFVSRLLPTDAFLIYFGFFMLLIALSLFFRPQQHKEKEVEKAYWRTGIDDTGKPYAYGFSYPTAIIISVVVGFLSSLFGVGGGAIMVPVMMLLFGFPIKIATATAMLLVLFSAIVGTGAYALGGHVEWLLVLALIPGAYFGAKCGAWLNRRLQSNILIIVMRIVFIALAIQLIIQGIM from the coding sequence GTGTTTATTATCCTTTTTCTTATTGTAGGTTTTATAGCAGGCGCTTTTGGAAGTCTGCTCGGCCTTGGTGGTGGCGTTATTGTCGTTCCCGCTTTATTACTATTGCCAATGGTGTTAGCTGATGTACCTAGCCTAACGTCGCAAGCGGCGGCGGGAACGTCTCTCGCGACAATGATTGTTACTGGCATTTCTTCCGTAATCGCTTATGGGAAACAGCGAACAATGGATGTGAAAAGTGGGTTTATCTTTCTCATTGGTATAGCGCCTGGAGCGATACTAGGGACTTTTGTAAGTCGACTCCTACCCACTGATGCATTCCTTATTTATTTCGGCTTTTTTATGCTGCTTATTGCGTTAAGCTTGTTTTTTCGACCTCAGCAGCATAAAGAAAAAGAGGTAGAGAAAGCTTACTGGCGTACAGGTATTGATGACACAGGAAAGCCGTATGCTTATGGATTTTCTTACCCAACTGCCATTATCATTAGCGTTGTTGTCGGTTTCTTATCGAGTTTATTTGGTGTTGGTGGTGGGGCGATCATGGTTCCTGTTATGATGCTTTTATTCGGTTTTCCAATAAAGATTGCTACTGCCACTGCTATGTTACTTGTCTTATTCTCAGCGATTGTTGGAACGGGTGCTTATGCTTTGGGGGGGCATGTTGAATGGTTACTTGTTCTGGCCCTTATTCCAGGCGCCTATTTCGGGGCAAAATGTGGTGCTTGGCTTAACCGCCGTTTACAATCAAACATACTTATCATTGTAATGAGAATTGTCTTTATTGCTCTTGCCATTCAACTAATCATTCAAGGCATCATGTAA
- a CDS encoding DUF72 domain-containing protein: protein MIYIGLTGWGDHYSLYEGVKPHQKLETYAGYFPIVELDSSFYAVQSRASMEKWIRETPNSFKFIVKAYQDITGHQRGESPFSSRDQMYEAFKDSLEPLIQANKLAMVLCQFPPWFDVTTKHVHALRFVREKLRDFPTALEFRHHSWFDAPYKEKTLQYMREDDWIHSICDEPQAGPGSVPTILEPTTKEKTLVRFHGRNRHGWNGPRNGENWRDVRYLYDYNQQELKEWEANLQRLSQKVDDVFVVFNNNSGGHAASNARSLIGNMNITYKDLASRQLDLF, encoded by the coding sequence GTGATATACATTGGTTTAACCGGGTGGGGCGACCATTATTCATTATATGAAGGGGTTAAACCTCATCAGAAACTAGAGACTTATGCTGGTTATTTTCCTATTGTTGAATTGGATTCTAGCTTTTATGCTGTGCAATCGAGAGCATCAATGGAGAAATGGATTCGGGAAACACCCAATTCGTTTAAATTTATTGTGAAAGCTTATCAAGACATTACGGGGCACCAACGTGGTGAATCGCCTTTTTCATCTAGAGATCAAATGTATGAAGCGTTTAAAGATTCGTTAGAGCCATTAATACAGGCGAATAAATTAGCAATGGTTTTATGTCAATTTCCACCGTGGTTTGATGTTACGACAAAACATGTCCATGCGTTACGATTTGTTCGTGAAAAGCTTAGAGATTTTCCGACAGCCCTTGAGTTTCGTCATCATTCATGGTTTGATGCTCCGTATAAAGAGAAGACGTTACAGTATATGCGAGAAGATGATTGGATACATAGTATTTGTGATGAACCTCAAGCTGGTCCGGGCTCCGTCCCTACCATTTTAGAACCGACTACAAAAGAAAAAACGCTTGTGCGATTTCACGGGCGCAATCGTCACGGTTGGAATGGTCCTCGAAACGGTGAGAACTGGCGTGATGTTCGTTATCTCTACGATTACAATCAGCAAGAATTAAAGGAATGGGAAGCAAACTTGCAACGCTTGTCGCAGAAAGTGGATGATGTGTTTGTTGTATTCAATAACAATTCTGGTGGTCATGCGGCTAGCAACGCCCGGTCGCTAATCGGAAATATGAATATCACATACAAAGACTTAGCATCGCGACAGCTTGATTTATTTTAA
- the sufB gene encoding Fe-S cluster assembly protein SufB yields MAKKMPDIGEYKYGFSDRDVSIFRSGRGLTKEIVEEISRMKSEPKWMLDFRLKSLEQFYKMPMPQWGGDLSELNFDDITYYVKASDKTERSWDEVPEEIKNTFDKLGIPEAEQKYLAGVSAQYESEVVYHNMQEDLEKLGVVFKDTDSALKENEDIFREHFASVIPAADNKFSALNSAVWSGGSFIYVPKGVKVETPLQAYFRINSENMGQFERTLIIADEDSSVHYVEGCTAPVYTTNSLHSAVVEIIVKDNAYCRYTTIQNWAPNVFNLVTKRAVADKGATMEWVDGNIGSKLTMKYPAVIMRGEGAKGTVLSIAIAGKGQHQDAGAKVTHLAPNCSSTIVSKSISKQGGKVTYRGICHFGRKSDGSKSKIECDTLIMDNESTSDTIPYNEILNNNITLEHEATVSKVSEDQLFYLMSRGLGEEEATEMIVMGFIEPFTKELPMEYAVEMNRLIKFEMEGSIG; encoded by the coding sequence ATGGCAAAAAAAATGCCTGATATCGGTGAATACAAATACGGGTTTTCGGATCGTGACGTATCCATTTTCCGTTCTGGACGTGGATTAACAAAAGAGATCGTTGAAGAAATCTCGCGTATGAAGAGCGAACCTAAGTGGATGTTAGACTTCCGTTTAAAATCACTTGAACAATTTTATAAAATGCCAATGCCTCAGTGGGGTGGCGACCTTTCAGAGTTAAACTTTGATGACATTACGTATTACGTTAAAGCCTCAGATAAAACAGAGCGTTCTTGGGATGAAGTTCCGGAAGAAATTAAAAATACGTTTGATAAGCTTGGGATTCCTGAAGCAGAGCAAAAGTATCTTGCAGGTGTGTCGGCTCAGTATGAATCCGAAGTCGTTTATCACAACATGCAGGAAGATCTAGAAAAGCTTGGTGTTGTCTTTAAAGATACAGATTCTGCTTTAAAAGAAAACGAAGACATCTTTAGAGAACATTTTGCTTCTGTCATTCCTGCAGCTGACAATAAGTTCTCTGCATTAAATTCAGCTGTATGGTCTGGTGGCTCATTTATCTATGTGCCTAAAGGCGTAAAAGTGGAAACGCCACTTCAAGCATATTTCCGAATTAACTCAGAGAATATGGGGCAGTTTGAGCGAACATTAATTATTGCGGATGAAGACAGTTCCGTACATTACGTTGAGGGTTGTACAGCCCCAGTTTATACAACAAACTCACTTCACAGTGCAGTTGTTGAAATCATCGTAAAGGATAACGCATATTGCCGTTATACAACGATTCAAAACTGGGCGCCAAACGTATTTAATCTTGTAACAAAGCGTGCGGTTGCTGACAAAGGCGCAACTATGGAATGGGTAGATGGAAACATCGGTTCTAAATTAACAATGAAATACCCAGCCGTTATTATGCGTGGAGAAGGCGCGAAAGGTACAGTTCTTTCCATTGCGATTGCAGGAAAAGGCCAACATCAAGATGCTGGTGCAAAAGTAACGCATCTTGCACCAAACTGTTCGTCTACCATTGTATCGAAATCCATTTCAAAACAAGGTGGTAAAGTAACATACCGTGGAATTTGCCACTTCGGACGTAAATCAGATGGGTCAAAATCTAAGATTGAGTGTGATACGCTCATCATGGATAATGAGTCTACGTCTGATACGATTCCTTATAACGAGATTCTCAATAACAACATTACACTTGAGCATGAAGCAACGGTATCAAAAGTATCTGAGGATCAATTGTTCTATCTTATGAGCCGTGGTCTTGGTGAAGAAGAAGCAACAGAAATGATCGTTATGGGCTTCATTGAGCCATTTACGAAAGAACTTCCAATGGAATATGCCGTTGAAATGAATCGTTTAATCAAGTTTGAGATGGAAGGTTCAATTGGGTAA